One Purpureocillium takamizusanense chromosome 1, complete sequence genomic window carries:
- the MIC10 gene encoding Mitochondrial inner membrane organizing system component (COG:S~TransMembrane:1 (o34-53i)~BUSCO:EOG09265PQX~EggNog:ENOG503P6M1), translating to MSDTVVTRPPPSAISRPVSEALLNEKWDRCLSNLLVKSTLGLGFGVVFSVLLFKRRAWPAFVGVGFGAGRAYEECNYSLKQAARDLKKQKA from the exons ATGTCCGACACGGTCGTCACTCGTCCGCCCCCGAGCGCCATTTCCAGGCCTGTgagcgaggcgctgctcaaCGAGAAG TGGGACCGCTGCCTCTCCAACCTCCTCGTCAAGTCcaccctcggcctcggcttcggcgtcgtcttctccGTCCTCCTGTTCAAGCGGAGAGCATGGCCCGCGTTTGTGGGagtcggcttcggcgccggccgggcgTACGAGGAGTGCAACTATAGCCTCAAGCAGGCCGCGCGGGACCTCAAGAAGCAAAAGGCATag
- a CDS encoding uncharacterized protein (COG:S~EggNog:ENOG503NYG0), with the protein MASVASQNTSPHPSPYDIDSTGDTDESWQYIDYSSGASAPGSVGFLPSPASGSLSGFAIVGHTHMSTSPPQVSVSPLSMIDLDQTVFLPAASSSLPQQTEHLDSHTFGATPGVEFAQGDAFMTPQQYLFPRTDAAEFTQQELNEMAPYMANLTAEFFPELDQANAGPSSGLTPAQIFKHGPIQEWEPSTQQQGEGQAISFEDFVPSPQDLSIGSVSPGSSSSKSPAIKAESPSGKLPVSTRKVKAGKVEKNKKPEQSGKFVIMTPTSINAHAGKPNPFECFEAMRATQRGRKGPLANDTKENALQVRRLGACFCCHSRKVKCDKERPCKHCKRLMLQVPQLVCWQFQDFLTTLFPDFIRGHFRKDEMSRFLRENVEGFHIGGAEQTCDVELFSGQRFAATLPIRAKFFTAKTCDVLQHWHLNLDRPRLDIQANSSAPIGIEFGSGTQREDLRRRAKCYIQEIVNEPQYAEQLTDSFRSTSLPTKILRIVQRYARQSDSAMVKRALSIYAMQYVMTRHLCLTRQSIVSLDASSLVPQNTPWVTPRVLARQVKSLIDELIMREMQLLFECFSKSLKPKHRREWAPCMASFLVLCLFMEAVETTTENFAMSQNEINLRTNTTPEYKPEFALNMCKELENMPFKQFAYQFHNIYQTHTKDANSKSFNPLFDSECMEQEELDGPAAEMLEALRGLLHGEDWREIQFLADDGILLSRDANSTPIDASFLYTGRLVAKFLLSFTDEQVIFGSSL; encoded by the exons ATGGCATCCGTCGCTTCACAAAACACCTCCCCGCACCCGTCACCATACGACATCGACTCGACGGGTGACACGGACGAATCATGGCAGTACATCGACTACTCGAGCGGCGCATCTGCTCCAGGGTCCGTGGGTTTCTTGCCCAGCCCTGCCAGCGGGAGCCTGAGCGGCTTCGCTATTGTCGGCCACACGCACAtgtccacctcgccgccgcaggtgTCTGTTTCGCCCTTGTCCATGATCGACCTAGATCAGACCGTCTttctgcccgccgcctcgtcctcacTCCCGCAGCAGACTGAGCATCTGGACTCGCACACGTTTGGAGCGACTCCTGGGGTGGAATTTGCCCAGGGTGATGCCTTTATGACGCCACAACAGTATCTGTTCCCGCGGAcagacgccgccgagttTACGCAACAAGAGTTGAATG AAATGGCACCGTACATGGCAAACTTGACAGCGGAGTTCTTTCCAGAGCTTGATCAGGCCAATGCAGGACCCAGCTCCGGGTTGACCCCGGCGCAGATATTCAAGCACGGTCCCATCCAGGAATGGGAACCTTCGACTCAACAGCAAGGAGAGGGACAAGCCATCTCATTCGAAGACTTCGTACCATCGCCGCAAGACCTTAGCATCGGCTCAGTCAGCCCCGGTTCATCAAGCTCCAAGTCGCccgccatcaaggccgagTCGCCTTCTGGCAAGCTTCCCGTCAGCACCCGCAAagtcaaggccggcaaggtcgagaagaacaagaaaCCAGAGCAATCGGGCAAGTTTGTCATTATGACTCCTACATCGATAAATGCTCACGCTGGAAAACCCAACCCCTTTGAGTGCTTCGAGGCCATGCGAGCAACGCAGCGAGGCCGAAAGGGCCCCCTGGCCAACGACACCAAAGAAAACGCGTTGCAAGTACGGCGGCTCGGCGCTTGCTTTTGCTGCCACAGCCGCAAGGTCAAGTGCGACAAGGAGCGGCCGTGCAAGCACTGCAAGAGGCTTATGCTGCAAGTGCCCCAGCTGGTGTGCTGGCAGTTTCAGGACTTTTTGACGACCCTGTTCCCGGACTTCATTCGCGGCCACTTTAGGAAAGACGAGATGAGCCGGTTTCTGAGGGAGAACGTCGAAGGGTTTCACATTGGCGGCGCTGAACAGACGTGCGATGTCGAGCTCTTCTCCGGGCAACGCTTTGCTGCGACGCTTCCCATTAGAGCCAAGTTCTTCACCGCCAAGACCTGTGATGTCTTGCAACACTGGCATCTTAACCTCGACAGGCCTCGGCTTGACATTCAAGCGAATAGCTCGGCCCCTATAGGCATCGAgttcggcagcggcacgcagCGCGAGGACCTTCGAAGACGAGCAAAGTGCTATATCCAGGAGATTGTCAACGAGCCGCAATACGCCGAGCAGCTCACCGACTCGTTCCGTTCTACGAGTCTGCCGACCAAGATTCTCAGAATTGTGCAGCGTTATGCACGGCAGTCAGAT TCTGCCATGGTCAAACGTGCCCTGTCCATATATGCCATGCAATACGTCATGACGCGACATCTCTGCTTAACGCGCCAGTCCATTGTATCCCTAGACGCGTCCAGCCTGGTGCCCCAGAACACGCCTTGGGTAACGCCCCGCGTTCTCGCGCGGCAGGTCAAGtcgctcatcgacgagctcaTCATGCGCGAGATGCAGCTGCTATTCGAGTGCTTTTCCAAATCCCTCAAGCCCAAGCACAGGCGGGAGTGGGCCCCTTGCATGGCGTCCTTTCTCGTGCTGTGCCTTTTCATGGAAGCCgtggagacgacgacggagaaCTTTGCTATGTCGCAGAACGAGATCAACCTACGCACAAATACGACGCCCGAGTACAAGCCGGAGTTTGCGCTCAATATGTGCAAGGAGCTAGAGAATATGCCATTCAAGCAATTTGCGTACCAGTTCCACAACATCTATCAGACTCACACCAAGGACGCCAATTCCAAGAGCTTTAACCCGCTGTTTGACAGCGAGTGTATGGAGCAGGAAGAGCTTGACGGGCCGGCAGCGGAAATGCTGGAGGCCTTGAGAGGGCTCTTGCATGGAGAAGACT GGCGGGAAATACAGTTTTTAGCCGACGACGGTATCCTATTAAGCCGAGACGCAAACTCGACACCTATCGATGCGTCGTTTTTGTACACTGGGCGGCTGGTGGCCAAGTTCCTGCTGTCCTTTACGGACGAACAAGTCATCTTCGGAAGCAGCCTTTAG
- a CDS encoding uncharacterized protein (EggNog:ENOG503PTAT~TransMembrane:1 (o12-33i)), with protein sequence MSDERFLAQEIIVIAISVLILVALLGFLITFNVQAAGNAGQWRSPRKEAARVIDTLQEESFIESVRRRSVTLAEDLKRELLSLKRKISMSTPLIELEPRPEDLRVTNALQSFSLSPELQMTATKSGEAQDAVDNRTRDSFALTTGRDSLVAKERRRSTRSTSGCAASCDLEAQHYDSSSS encoded by the coding sequence ATGTCGGACGAGCGTTTCTTGGCGCAGGAAATCATAGTCATTGCGATATCCGTCCTGATACTCGTGGCCCTGCTCGGCTTCCTCATCACGTTCAACGTTCAAGCCGCCGGCAATGCAGGACAGTGGCGGAGTCCACGAAAGGAGGCGGCCAGGGTCATCGACACACTGCAGGAAGAATCCTTCATCGAgagcgtgcggcggcgcagcgtcacgctggccgaggacctcAAGAGAGAGCTCTTGAGCCTCAAGCGCAAGATTtccatgtcgacgccgctcaTCGAACTCGAGCCACGACCCGAAGACCTGCGCGTCACCAACGCGCTGCagagcttctccttgtcgccggAACTGCAGATGACGGCCACAAAGTCTGGTGAAGCGCAAGATGCGGTCGACAACCGCACCAGGGACTCGTTTGCCCTGACAACGGGAAGAGACTCGCTGGTTGccaaggagaggaggagatcGACCCGTTCCACATCTGGGTGCGCGGCAAGCTGTGACCTGGAGGCGCAACACTAcgactcgtcctcgtcatga